The following is a genomic window from Anopheles cruzii unplaced genomic scaffold, idAnoCruzAS_RS32_06 scaffold01162_ctg1, whole genome shotgun sequence.
cccgTAAAGTCATCCTGCAGGAAGCCGTGAGACATGTCGAAGAGCAACGCAGACTTCTTATCTTGACGCCAACACGAGTCGTGATGGACGAGGTGAAGGAAGCTGTCAAAGGGAAGTTACCCAATGGAGTTAGACTTGGAACCTCTCTGTGGCAAGCAAGGTCTTTTGCTGTCACAGTGGCTTGCCACGCGACTCTTACCAACTTCTATTTGGAAAGTGCCGGGAAAGAGAGGCCAAGTTTCGCAACCGTAATCATGGATGAATGTCATTTTCTCGACCCCTTCTCGATTGCAGCAAGAGGAATTATGGAGGACATGCACTCAAGAGGAACTTCCCTTTTGTACCTTAGCGCAACGCCACCAGGACACCCACCATCGTCGGGATCCAATTTCCCGATCACTGAGATCGGAATTTCCATTCGGGACCCTAAAGATCCTTCTTGCGTCCACTCCTGGAAAGGGCagaaaacaatcatttttGTCGCCACGATTAAGGAAGCGACTGATTTGTTCAATAGAGTGCCTGGATCGGTCATTTTGTCCAGAGAAACTTTCGACAAGAACATGGCTGAAGCGAGAGACGAATCAACCAAGTTCGTTATATCCACTGAGATCAGTGAGATGGGCGCAAACTTGGGGGTGGATACTGTTATAGACCTCAGGCAGGTAATGCGACCTATTATCGCTGATGATAGGACTGTGGGCTTGAGAAGAGTCCCAGTAACCCACGCGTCTGCTGTGCAAAGACGGGGGCGAACAGGGCGGAGAGCTCCTGGGCGCTATGTTTTCAATGAGGCTATCGAACCGGATGATTCCTGTGAGGGATGGATTTGCTGGAGGGAGGCTCAAATGATTTTGGATCAGCTTGAGATGAACCCAATGCCAGAAGAGAACGAGCATTTCCAACCACCCGGGCAATACAAACTCATGGCTGACCAACTGAAGGTCTTTTTGGACCTGATGCACCATGAAATGCCTGTCTGGATTGCTTGGAAATGGGCTTCAGCTGTCGGTCGAGAAGCTCACGTCATCTTTCAGGGCAACAGGGACATGCTAAAGGACACGCCAAAGATTAAAATGTCATTGGGAACTCAAGTCTACAATCCTGTGTACATGGATGCTCGActtgagaaagagagaacatTACTGATGTCATCAATCCGGAGGTATTTGAAACAACGGAGCAATGGGATTGACTGGAGTGGATTGTATGGCGGTCTTACCGCCATGTTCACTACAGCTGAATTCTCAAATTTCAAAAGGGCATTCTTTGAAGCCACGGAGAAGTTGCACGGTGTTTCGAAGCTGAATGACCCGGACAGTCCAACATATGTGGCTGACGAGTCAATTGGAATGTGGCTCATTGTGATCATAACCATTCTGGGGACCATAGTGACCATCCTGATGTTAACATGCCTCTGCAATTGGTGCAAGAATAAGTCACGTTTCCACGCACAAGATGTGGTATATCCAAACCGATTCTCAGCACAGGAGAGAGGCACTACCAATCCTTTGGCCACGATTTTTGTCCCATTAGCCGGATACATCGTGAATGTGCCAACACCAATACTATTCACTATTCACATATGGCGAGATGTTCTTCAGATTTTACGTACTACCCCTTATGAACTGCAGCAGCGAGGAAAAAATGAGCAAACTGAAAACGTTGTCCGGTGCTGCAGGATCATGGAGTGACCGCTATCATGCCAGATTCCTGTGGAAACCAGTCGGATTGGGTGATGTGTTGATAGTACACGGTGCTGCACTGTTCCGACGCAGCAGTCAATACATCGACCGTAGCAAGGTGCTTATGCCAATGTATTTGGAGGGAGATTCCAAACACTGCTTCATGCTGAATTCTAAGAAGACCAGCCTTATCACAAAAATGTGTTAACGGATATTTCAGATATATTCTGTGCAGGAGATAGGTTAGTAGAAGATTACGGATCCGC
Proteins encoded in this region:
- the LOC128276428 gene encoding uncharacterized protein LOC128276428, whose protein sequence is MVMKALKKQAEPLQKELDAKDKVIERLLQTTSTLVAEMRDLKSQVAAITEGKKPTIEKIPNLAARLKEAAAGPSVATTKAVPTLKGPAPYTEGIVGGDYSDRGARGGSAVAGSVGYSGADGRVCDGSGGRSGGRSGGGGGDDRRERTLRVGGGNRARHGSLLLCLEIMAVGGLSFWALWWFRRLCGTSDCREAGGIVIDAVLAEIGRWRQWWTTVPDSTTRIFVDWHPGKGKTRKVILQEAVRHVEEQRRLLILTPTRVVMDEVKEAVKGKLPNGVRLGTSLWQARSFAVTVACHATLTNFYLESAGKERPSFATVIMDECHFLDPFSIAARGIMEDMHSRGTSLLYLSATPPGHPPSSGSNFPITEIGISIRDPKDPSCVHSWKGQKTIIFVATIKEATDLFNRVPGSVILSRETFDKNMAEARDESTKFVISTEISEMGANLGVDTVIDLRQVMRPIIADDRTVGLRRVPVTHASAVQRRGRTGRRAPGRYVFNEAIEPDDS